The Leptolyngbya sp. CCY15150 genome contains a region encoding:
- a CDS encoding DUF4255 domain-containing protein, protein MSNYLAIATVTAALQRILQEGIRDDVPGATVTTVRPDVPSAATQAASINVYLYQATPNPTWRNADLRTRRPKGDLVKHGQAGLDLHYLLTFYGNEQELEPQRLLGSAIRTLVDQPILSHEMIQETIERSNLLFLQNSTLVEQVQFVKFIPSAITTEELSRIWSVFFQIPYALSFAYQGTAVIIQGAAPGRAALPVRRPQFYIAPNRPVVTSVEPQHVFIDQMLGRNHSLVIMGRELQTNHMFVQIGSLRITPQDSASDRVTLNLAALSPTELQQLRAGLQGIQVIHSSPDSETDAVVESNVTPVTFYPKIIEPNGVQLTDVRETDEGIYQGHLTIQLNVMVDPRQRVYVLLNGQLGETPSSYIFSAMKRDQVTQTMSFFLQNVPHGSYLVRVQVDGAESRLTIDDRPDSSTFDQYISPLVTIP, encoded by the coding sequence ATGAGTAACTATTTAGCGATCGCTACCGTAACAGCGGCCCTTCAACGAATCTTGCAAGAGGGGATCCGGGATGATGTTCCGGGAGCAACGGTAACAACTGTTCGTCCTGACGTTCCCAGCGCAGCGACTCAGGCAGCCAGTATAAATGTTTATCTGTATCAAGCGACACCAAACCCTACATGGCGTAACGCCGATCTTCGTACCCGTCGCCCTAAAGGTGACTTAGTCAAACATGGACAGGCCGGATTGGACTTACATTACTTATTAACATTTTATGGCAACGAACAGGAATTAGAACCCCAGCGATTATTGGGCAGTGCTATTCGAACCTTAGTGGATCAACCCATTTTGTCCCATGAGATGATTCAGGAAACGATTGAGCGCTCTAATCTACTTTTTCTGCAAAACTCAACCTTAGTTGAGCAAGTGCAGTTCGTGAAGTTTATTCCTAGTGCCATCACCACTGAAGAGCTGTCTCGAATTTGGTCAGTTTTCTTTCAGATTCCCTATGCTCTTTCGTTTGCCTATCAAGGCACCGCAGTCATTATTCAAGGTGCTGCCCCAGGTCGGGCAGCGCTGCCAGTGCGGCGTCCTCAGTTTTACATTGCGCCTAATCGTCCTGTGGTTACAAGTGTAGAACCCCAGCATGTTTTCATTGATCAGATGTTGGGACGTAACCATAGCCTAGTTATTATGGGGCGAGAACTACAAACTAACCATATGTTTGTGCAGATTGGTAGTCTTCGCATAACGCCCCAGGATAGCGCCAGCGATCGCGTTACGCTTAACTTAGCTGCTCTATCTCCCACTGAACTTCAGCAGTTGCGTGCTGGTCTACAAGGCATTCAAGTAATCCATAGCAGTCCTGATTCTGAAACGGATGCGGTGGTAGAGTCCAATGTTACTCCAGTAACTTTTTACCCAAAAATCATTGAACCTAATGGAGTCCAGCTTACGGATGTGCGCGAAACTGATGAAGGTATCTATCAAGGTCACCTAACCATTCAACTCAACGTTATGGTTGACCCTCGTCAACGAGTTTACGTGTTGCTAAATGGACAATTGGGAGAGACACCTTCATCCTATATTTTCTCGGCGATGAAGCGAGATCAGGTGACTCAAACCATGTCTTTTTTCTTGCAGAATGTGCCCCATGGATCTTACCTAGTTCGTGTACAGGTTGATGGTGCGGAAAGCCGCTTAACCATTGACGATCGCCCAGATAGCTCTACATTTGATCAGTATATTTCTCCTTTGGTGACTATCCCATGA